GCTGTGATCGTGCTTCCTTTTGTGCAGAGTCTGACACCATCGAAACAGCGCTGATAGCCTTCAGATTCATGCCCCCAGCTCGCCAGCGGGGAGAGTCCTTTTGTACCGCCGGTGCGGAGGAAAATAATGCAGAATCCCTGAGAAAGGGTCTCGCTGATGACGCGCGCCAGATGGTCAAGCGCCGCCTGCGAATCTGTGAAATTTGTGATGGATCGTGTTGCTTCGAGCAATAGCTTTGTGCGTTCGTGTTCTGCATTGCGCTGTTGGGTGAGCAACTCGGAGTATTTTTCACCGGTAATTTTATTGATGTCGATATAGAGCAGTTCAACAGCAGTGAGGATGGCATCACGCTCTTCACCGGATGGAAGCTCGCGCATAATTGCTGTCGACAGACATAATTTCCCGAGCATAACGCTTTCGAGCACATCGGAAAGTTGAATGCCGCGTTTAACTTTTTCTAAGGCAGCAGATGAAAAGAATCTAGCAAGCGGAGCCAGCGTGCTGTCGTGCATACAGTCGCAAATAAGTTCTATGAAATGAGAAATATGAGCTGCTAGCTCAGTACAACTTTCATTTTTATGCCATTGAGGCTGCCGTTCCAAAAACATTTCAGCAAGCTGCATAGCTGCCGATTGCTTTTGCGCGCGTATCGCAGCAGCAGCTTTTTGTAGTAGTATCTTATTGTCCATCATGCTGTCCGGTTTATGTGTCCTGTCTTTAAAAAAGAGGATACAGCGTATCATTCTATTTCTAGATGTATATTGCTTTTTCCGTAGAGCAGCATCAGACAAAATGCTTAGTTTGGCAAAGAGAAACACCACAGCCCGCATTTGCCCATTTGGAGAGCTGAGAGTTACGTTGGATTTCGGGCTATGACAAACATGCCGCTGAATATGATGCATATGCCCATTACTGTTTGAAAAGAGCAAGGTTCACCGAGTAGAAGTATTCCGAAAAGTGCCGCAACGAGCGGTTCTGCAAGCCCGAGTGTAAGACCGGAAGAAAGAGGCAATGTGGCTAGGCCTGTTGCAAAAAAGCTATACGCCATTGCTGTTCCGATGACACCGATCAGCACAATGGAAATGAACCCGCGCATGGAAAACATCCAAGAGATGTCATAAAAAAACAGAATAGGACTCATGGCGATTCCACCGAAGGTAAAGAGAACAGCAATCATTTCCTGCGGAGAACGGTCTGCCAAAATAGTCTGACTGTTGGCCGCGTATAGAGCGTATCCCGCCCCTGCACCAAGAGCCATAAGTACACCTGTCATGTCAATAGTTGCCTTATCATCTATTGAAAGAGTAACTAATCCGCAAAGGGCAAGAGCAGTCGCAGTGAACCATGATCGTGATGGTACAGAGCCACGAAGCAAGTACTCTATAATCCCTCCAGCCATAGGACCGAACCCGATAGCAATGACTGTTCCTACTGCAACACCTGTTCGCACAAGACTTTGAAAAAAAAGAATTTGAAAAACGATAATACCTACCGCCGCAGTTAACGTAGCCTTTTTGGGCCATGGGACATGATGGGTGAATCCTGAGCGACAACGCACCCACAGCAGCATGACAAGTCCGCCGACAACAAGACGCATGGTTCCGACTGCAAGAGGCTGACAACCTTCTGGAGCAAAAGCCTGTATGGTTCCTGTTGTTCCAAAACAAACGGCACCAAGCAGGGTGTATAAGACTCCGACAGAGAGCTGTCGAGGCATGGGAATTGAACGCAGCATGATTTCTCCTTTTACGATGCAAATGAAGTCAATCCGAGAGGGAGAGCAACGATAAGATTGTTTATGATATGCTAGTATATCAGTTGTGATCCATTAGTAATGTACTAGTATATCAGTTTGAATAGATGATTTTGGAAATGTAACCATCTAATATACAAGCAAATCAAAAAACTGAATTCGATTTGCCATAACTGGAATACTAGAATATCTTCTTCACAATTACCAAACGGAAAATTAAAATGCAACCTGCTTTTGTCTTTTATGGCTACAGAGTTAACTGGCAAAAGATGAGTATAAATGGAGAGGATTGGGTATGATGTATGCTGACTCTGGCGGTTTGTTACGAAACGCTGTGTATGAAAAACTTCTTGAAGATATGAAAAGCGGCAAGCTGGAACCCGGTCGTCTCATCAGCATAAAAAAAACTTGCAGATGAGCTTGGAACCAGTAAAACGCCATTGCGGGAAGCTCTGTTGCAGATGCAGGTTGAGGGCTTTGTAACCATATTGCCGCAACGTGGTGTGGTGGTTAATGCTCTGACGCATGAAGATAAGAAATACATTTTTGAAGTGTGCGGCGGATTGGAATATCAAGCTGTGATTTCAACGTTTCCACTTTTGACAGAAGAGCATATTCTGGAAATGGAAATGTATAATTCCAGAATTATGATGTCATCGAAGGGTTCACGCTATGAGGACTGCAATGCAATCAACTCGAATTTTCATAATGCGTATCTTAAAGCATGTCCCAACCCCTATCTTGTGTACTTGTTGCATATGAACCGTGAGCGTCTTTTTGTTTTTACAGAACGCGACTGGGGCGAAAAATTCAGAGAAGCGAACTACAATGAACATAATGTGATCATTGATCTTGTACGCGCCGGTGATGCTCAAAAAATGGCGGAATACATTCGGGATATACACTGGGCGTATACGTGGGAATAGCGTTTTAAAAAAAGATAGATACAAAGCTTCTGTGAATACTCACAGGAGCTTTTTTTATGTCCAATGTGGCAATCTACAAAATTGATTCTTGTGCATTGCGTGGGAATTAGTGTTGAAGATTATTAATCAACAGCGAAATTCAGACGATATGAGGAGTAAGAACCTACAGTAAATACGAGGATCAAATGCAAGGTACCGGATTAGCAGCGCGCTCTCAAAAATCGTTTGCCGATGTAATGGCAGAACAACTGGCAGAACAGCAAAATATGTTCGTAGATGGAAATGATGCGCTTGACCGACAGGCCACTCTTTCATTTTCATATACGACTGTCAGAGATTCTGAGCTG
This sequence is a window from Halodesulfovibrio sp. MK-HDV. Protein-coding genes within it:
- a CDS encoding DMT family transporter, whose translation is MLRSIPMPRQLSVGVLYTLLGAVCFGTTGTIQAFAPEGCQPLAVGTMRLVVGGLVMLLWVRCRSGFTHHVPWPKKATLTAAVGIIVFQILFFQSLVRTGVAVGTVIAIGFGPMAGGIIEYLLRGSVPSRSWFTATALALCGLVTLSIDDKATIDMTGVLMALGAGAGYALYAANSQTILADRSPQEMIAVLFTFGGIAMSPILFFYDISWMFSMRGFISIVLIGVIGTAMAYSFFATGLATLPLSSGLTLGLAEPLVAALFGILLLGEPCSFQTVMGICIIFSGMFVIARNPT
- a CDS encoding GntR family transcriptional regulator translates to MQMQVEGFVTILPQRGVVVNALTHEDKKYIFEVCGGLEYQAVISTFPLLTEEHILEMEMYNSRIMMSSKGSRYEDCNAINSNFHNAYLKACPNPYLVYLLHMNRERLFVFTERDWGEKFREANYNEHNVIIDLVRAGDAQKMAEYIRDIHWAYTWE